The genomic DNA CATCGAGGTTGTCTACACACCGGCTGAAGTGCCCGGCGCGCTCCGTCGGTTTCGCTACTTGGACTACGTCTTTGTGGACACGGCGGGGCGCAGCCAGAGAAATCAGGAGCACCTGGCCGAACTCCGAGCCCTTGTGTCGGCTCTCGAACCAGACGAAATCCATCTGGTCCTGAGCCTGACAAGCCAGCCTCGAGTCCTGGTCGAGGTCGTGGAGCAATTTTCCTGCGTTCCCATCACGCACCTCCTTTTCACGAAGCTGGACGAGAGCGGAGACTGGGTGCCCATGGCCAATCTGGCCTGGCGGTACAAGAAGCCGATCTCCTACATCACCAATGGACAGTGCGTCCCCGAGGACATCGTGGTGGCTGATGCCCTGAAGATCGCCGAGTGCATCATTCCGCAGGAGCTGTGATGGACCAGGCACAGACACTTCGGGAGCTTGTGAACCGTACCCCGGCCCTCCACCTGAAGCTGGAAGCGGAAAAGGAAACGCCGGAGGCCCTCACCTTGGTGATCACGAGCGGCAAGGGGGGAGTGGGCAAGACAGTCCTCGCTGGGAATCTGGCGGCAGCCTTCGCGGCCATGGGGCGCCGCACCCTGCTGGTGGACGGGGACCTGCTTTTCCCGAACCAGGACCTGGTGTTTGGCCTGCGCCCCCGGCTGACCATGCTGGAGGCCGTGGAGGCCAGGCTGCCCATGGACAAGGCCTGCGTGCCCGTGGCACCAAACCTATGGCTCTTGCCCTCCCGAGCCGTGGAGGCCCAGTACCTTGGTCTGGAGACGGAGCTTCTGCGTCGGCTGATTCATTTCCTCGAATTCAGTTCCGGCTACGAGGTGCGGGTTGTCGACACCGCCTCCGGACTTTCGGGGAAAAGTCTCGATCTGGCGACGGTGGCGTCGGAGCTCTGGATCGTCACTACGCCTTCGGCGCCGTCCATTGCCGACTCCTACGCGATGATCAAGCATATCTGGACCCTTGGGCTGCCGGTGCAGCTCGGGCTGTGCATCAACGGTGCGAAAAGCGAGGATCAGGCCCGAGACCTCCACGCCCGCTTCAATCACGTGACCCGGCGGTTCCTCGGCCGCGAAATTCCGCTGGTGGGTTGGGTTCCGCAGGATCCCCGGGTGGAGGAGAGTCTCGAGTCAGGCCGACCGCTGGCACTGGAACACCCCCGCTCCGGCTTGGCCAAGGCGGTAAGTCGAATGGCCCGTGAGGCAGCTCGTCGCCTTGCCCTGGCCTCGGGCCGGGAAAGGTAGGCGTCGGGGCTGACGTCTGGGAGGGTTGAGGATGGTAAAATCGAATCGCTTGGCGCTCGCTTTGGCATTGCTGGTCTTCATCGCGGCGGAGTTGCGGGGTGCCACGTTGGGCCATGCGGCGCAGCGCGCCGGCGTTGTGCTTGCACTGGCTTGGCTTCTGCAGACCGCCTGGCGCGGGATCCTATGGCCTTGGCTTCGTACCCTGGCGGAAGGGGCAAGGAGAAAGGCTGAGGAGGAAATGTCGGACATGGGCTCCCAGGCGCAGGAAGAGCAAGAGGTGACGGAAACAGCGTGAAAGAGAAGCACGTGAGGCGTGAGGATTGAGGGGAAACCGGTCATGGCGAAAAGGAGAGGGCAGGTGGCAGAGGCGGTCGACATCGGCAAGCTCTGGCAGGACTACGTCCGCAGCCGCGACCCGAACCTGCGGGAACAGCTGGTGATCTATTACCTGCCGATCGTGAAGTACGTGGCGGGGAAAATGATGCAGACCCTGCCCAGCAGTGTCGATTTCAATGACCTGATTGGCGCGGGTGTGGTCG from candidate division KSB1 bacterium includes the following:
- a CDS encoding P-loop NTPase, with protein sequence MDQAQTLRELVNRTPALHLKLEAEKETPEALTLVITSGKGGVGKTVLAGNLAAAFAAMGRRTLLVDGDLLFPNQDLVFGLRPRLTMLEAVEARLPMDKACVPVAPNLWLLPSRAVEAQYLGLETELLRRLIHFLEFSSGYEVRVVDTASGLSGKSLDLATVASELWIVTTPSAPSIADSYAMIKHIWTLGLPVQLGLCINGAKSEDQARDLHARFNHVTRRFLGREIPLVGWVPQDPRVEESLESGRPLALEHPRSGLAKAVSRMAREAARRLALASGRER